One Staphylococcus ratti DNA segment encodes these proteins:
- a CDS encoding class I SAM-dependent methyltransferase — protein MSHYYDSHPDSESNERTLTYETEHQQLTLTTDAGVFSRERVDFGSDLLIQTFLNAHPPGEVKRIIDVGCGYGPIGLMLAKVAPYDEVTMLDVNHRALALVEKNARLNDIHNIKVLESDGLSAIEVAQADYILTNPPIRAGKQVVHKILEDAHACLKAKGALYVVIQKKQGMPSAKKKMEAVFGNVESIKNSKGYHILKSIKG, from the coding sequence ATGAGTCATTACTATGATTCACATCCAGACAGTGAATCGAACGAACGAACACTCACTTATGAAACAGAGCACCAGCAACTTACTTTAACGACAGATGCAGGTGTGTTTTCTAGAGAACGTGTTGATTTCGGTTCTGATTTATTAATTCAAACATTTCTAAACGCTCATCCTCCCGGCGAAGTGAAACGTATTATTGATGTAGGGTGCGGATATGGGCCGATAGGTTTAATGCTTGCGAAAGTGGCACCATATGATGAGGTTACAATGCTTGATGTCAACCATCGTGCACTTGCTTTAGTAGAAAAAAATGCGCGTCTAAACGACATCCATAATATTAAAGTGTTGGAAAGTGATGGTTTATCAGCAATTGAAGTAGCGCAAGCAGATTATATTTTAACAAATCCGCCTATTCGAGCAGGCAAGCAAGTCGTGCACAAAATATTAGAAGATGCCCATGCTTGTCTTAAAGCTAAAGGTGCTTTGTACGTAGTGATTCAAAAGAAACAAGGTATGCCTTCAGCGAAGAAGAAAATGGAAGCTGTTTTTGGGAATGTTGAATCTATCAAAAACAGTAAAGGTTATCACATTTTGAAGAGTATAAAGGGTTGA
- a CDS encoding ribosomal L7Ae/L30e/S12e/Gadd45 family protein, with protein sequence MSNEKVTRLNKHTYVVGLKQTLKALKNHNVSQLIIGEDVNVHLLARVLSFANQNNVPITFYESQKALGEYIGINVKATVVALLK encoded by the coding sequence ATGTCTAATGAAAAAGTCACACGCTTAAACAAACATACCTACGTTGTTGGTTTGAAACAGACGCTTAAAGCGTTAAAGAATCATAACGTATCACAATTGATCATCGGCGAAGATGTTAATGTGCATCTCTTAGCTCGCGTGTTAAGCTTTGCCAATCAAAATAACGTACCAATTACGTTTTACGAGAGCCAAAAGGCTTTAGGAGAATATATTGGTATCAATGTAAAGGCAACTGTGGTTGCTTTGTTGAAATGA
- the rplA gene encoding 50S ribosomal protein L1: MAKKGKKYQEALSKVDRQAFYSVEEAISLAKETSVANFDASVEVAFRLGIDTRKNDQQIRGAVVLPHGTGKSQRVLVFAKGDKIAEAEAAGADYVGDAEYVNKIQQGWFDFDVVVATPDMMGEVGKLGRVLGPKGLMPNPKTGTVTMDVKKAVEEIKAGKVEYRAEKAGIIHASIGKVSFDTDKLVDNFKTLQDVLAKAKPSSAKGTYFKSVAVTTTMGPGIKVDTSSFKLN, from the coding sequence ATGGCTAAAAAAGGTAAAAAGTATCAAGAAGCTCTAAGCAAAGTTGATCGTCAAGCATTCTACTCAGTAGAAGAAGCAATCAGCTTAGCTAAAGAAACAAGCGTTGCTAACTTCGATGCTTCTGTTGAAGTTGCATTCCGTTTAGGTATTGATACACGTAAAAACGACCAACAAATCCGTGGTGCAGTAGTATTACCACACGGTACTGGTAAATCACAACGTGTATTAGTGTTCGCTAAAGGCGACAAAATTGCAGAAGCAGAGGCAGCAGGTGCTGACTACGTAGGCGATGCTGAATATGTAAACAAAATCCAACAAGGTTGGTTCGACTTCGATGTTGTAGTAGCAACACCAGATATGATGGGCGAAGTTGGTAAATTAGGTCGTGTATTAGGGCCTAAAGGTTTAATGCCTAACCCTAAAACAGGTACAGTAACAATGGACGTTAAAAAAGCTGTTGAAGAGATTAAAGCAGGTAAAGTTGAATACCGTGCTGAAAAAGCAGGTATTATCCACGCTTCAATTGGTAAAGTATCATTCGATACTGACAAATTAGTGGACAACTTCAAAACTTTACAAGATGTATTAGCGAAAGCGAAACCATCTTCAGCTAAAGGTACGTACTTCAAGTCTGTAGCTGTAACAACAACTATGGGTCCTGGTATTAAAGTAGATACTTCTAGCTTTAAATTAAACTAA
- the rpsL gene encoding 30S ribosomal protein S12 — MPTINQLVRKPRQSKSKKSDSPALNRGFNSQKKQFTKLNSPQKRGVCTRVGTMTPKKPNSALRKYARVRLSNNIEINAYIPGIGHNLQEHSVVLVRGGRVKDLPGVRYHIVRGALDTSGVDGRMQGRSLYGTKKPKK; from the coding sequence ATGCCTACTATTAACCAATTAGTACGTAAACCAAGACAAAGCAAGTCAAAGAAATCTGACTCACCTGCTTTAAACAGAGGTTTCAACAGTCAAAAGAAACAATTCACGAAGTTAAACTCTCCACAAAAACGTGGTGTGTGTACACGTGTTGGGACTATGACACCTAAAAAACCTAACTCAGCGTTACGTAAATATGCACGTGTGCGTTTATCAAACAACATCGAAATCAACGCATACATCCCTGGTATCGGACACAACTTACAAGAACACAGTGTTGTACTTGTACGTGGTGGACGTGTAAAAGACTTACCTGGTGTACGTTACCATATCGTACGTGGTGCGTTAGATACTTCAGGTGTTGACGGTCGTATGCAAGGTCGTTCATTATACGGAACGAAAAAACCTAAAAAATAA
- the rplL gene encoding 50S ribosomal protein L7/L12 — MANQEQIIEAIKEMSVLELNDLVKAIEEEFGVTAAAPVAAAGAAGGEAAAEKTEFDVELTSAGSSKIKVVKAVKEATGLGLKDAKELVDGAPSVIKEGLPKEEAEKLKEQLEEVGASVELK, encoded by the coding sequence ATGGCTAATCAAGAGCAAATCATTGAAGCAATTAAAGAAATGTCAGTTTTAGAATTAAACGATTTAGTTAAAGCAATTGAAGAAGAATTTGGTGTAACTGCAGCAGCACCAGTTGCAGCAGCAGGTGCAGCAGGTGGAGAAGCAGCAGCAGAAAAAACTGAATTTGATGTTGAGTTAACTTCAGCTGGATCTTCAAAAATCAAAGTTGTTAAAGCAGTTAAAGAAGCTACTGGCTTAGGATTAAAAGACGCTAAAGAATTAGTTGACGGCGCTCCAAGCGTAATCAAAGAAGGTTTACCTAAAGAAGAAGCTGAAAAACTTAAAGAACAATTAGAAGAAGTTGGCGCTTCAGTAGAATTAAAATAA
- the rplJ gene encoding 50S ribosomal protein L10, with the protein MSGIIEAKKQHVDEIAEQLKSSVSTVVVDYRGLTVAEVTELRKQLREAGVQYKVYKNTMLRRAAEKAGIEGLDEFLAGPTAIAFTTEDVVAPAKVIAGFAKEHEALEIKSGVMEGNVISADQVKTVGSLPSHEGLVSMLLSVLQAPMRNFAYAVKAVGESKEENAE; encoded by the coding sequence ATGTCTGGAATTATTGAAGCTAAAAAGCAACATGTTGATGAAATTGCTGAGCAACTGAAAAGTTCAGTTTCAACAGTTGTTGTTGACTACCGTGGTTTAACAGTAGCAGAAGTAACTGAATTACGTAAACAATTACGTGAAGCAGGTGTTCAGTATAAAGTATACAAAAACACAATGTTACGTCGTGCAGCTGAAAAAGCAGGTATCGAAGGTTTAGATGAATTTTTAGCAGGTCCTACTGCTATCGCATTCACAACTGAAGATGTTGTTGCACCAGCTAAAGTTATCGCTGGATTCGCAAAAGAACACGAAGCTTTAGAAATTAAATCAGGTGTTATGGAAGGGAACGTTATCTCTGCTGACCAAGTTAAGACAGTGGGTTCTTTACCATCACACGAAGGTCTTGTTTCTATGCTATTATCAGTATTACAAGCACCAATGCGCAACTTCGCTTATGCAGTTAAAGCTGTCGGTGAAAGCAAAGAAGAAAACGCAGAATAA
- the rpoB gene encoding DNA-directed RNA polymerase subunit beta, translating to MAGQFVQYGRHRKRRNYARISEVLELPNLIEIQTKSYEWFLKEGLLEMLRDISPIEDFTGNLSLEFVDYRLGEPKYDLEESKNRDATYAAPLRVKVRLIIKETGEVKDQEVFMGDFPLMTETGTFVINGAERVIVSQLVRSPSVYFNEKLDKNGRVNYDATVIPNRGAWLEYETDAKDVVYVRIDRTRKLPLTVLLRALGYSTDQEIIDLIGDNEYLRNTLEKDSTENTEQALLEIYERLRPGEPPTVENAKSLLYSRFFDPKRYDLASVGRYKANKKLHLKHRLFNQKLAEPIVNTETGEIVAEEGTVLDRRKLDEIMDVLESNANAQVYELPNSIVDEPVEVQSIKVYVPNDNEERTTTVIGNAFPDSEVKCITPADIVASMSYFFNLLHGIGYTDDIDHLGNRRLRSVGELLQNQFRIGLSRMERVVRERMSIQDTDSITPQQLINIRPVIASVKEFFGSSQLSQFMDQANPLAELTHKRRLSALGPGGLTRERAQMEVRDVHYSHYGRMCPIETPEGPNIGLINSLSSYARVNEFGFIETPYRKVDLETNSITDQIDYLTADEEDSYVVAQANSRLDENGRFIDDEIVCRFRGNNTTMAKEKMDYMDVSPKQVVSAATACIPFLENDDSNRALMGANMQRQAVPLLNPESPFVGTGMEHVAARDSGAAVLAKHRGRVEHVQSSEILVRRLIEENGKEIEGELDRYPLAKFKRSNSGTCYNQRPIIAVGDVVEKNEILADGPSMELGEMALGRNVVVGFMTWDGYNYEDAVIMSERLVKDDVYTSIHIEEYESEARDTKLGPEEITRDIPNVSENALKNLDDRGIVYVGAEVKDGDILVGKVTPKGVTELTAEERLLHAIFGEKAREVRDTSLRVPHGAGGIVLDVKVFNREDGDDSLSPGVNQLVRVYIVQKRKIHVGDKMCGRHGNKGVISKIVPEEDMPYLPDGRPIDIMLNPLGVPSRMNIGQVLELHLGMAAKNLGIHVASPVFDGANDDDVWSTIEEAGMARDGKTVLYDGRTGEPFDNRISVGVMYMLKLAHMVDDKLHARSTGPYSLVTQQPLGGKAQFGGQRFGEMEVWALEAYGAAYTLQEILTYKSDDTVGRVKTYESIVKGENISRPSVPESFRVLMKELQSLGLDVKVMDEQDNEIEMRDLEEDDVPDRKVNLQPSSVPESQKDLTE from the coding sequence TTGGCAGGTCAATTTGTCCAATATGGAAGACATCGTAAACGTAGAAACTACGCAAGAATCTCAGAAGTATTAGAATTACCAAATTTAATTGAGATTCAAACAAAATCATATGAATGGTTTTTAAAAGAAGGACTCTTAGAAATGCTTCGCGACATTTCTCCGATTGAGGACTTCACAGGTAACCTTTCTTTAGAGTTTGTTGATTATAGATTAGGTGAACCGAAGTATGACTTAGAAGAATCAAAAAACCGTGACGCGACGTATGCGGCACCTTTACGTGTGAAAGTACGCTTGATTATTAAAGAAACAGGCGAAGTGAAAGACCAAGAAGTATTCATGGGCGATTTCCCATTAATGACTGAAACTGGAACTTTCGTAATCAATGGTGCAGAACGCGTTATCGTGTCTCAATTAGTACGTTCACCATCCGTATACTTCAACGAAAAATTAGATAAAAATGGTCGCGTGAACTATGATGCAACTGTAATTCCAAACCGCGGTGCTTGGTTGGAATATGAAACAGATGCTAAAGATGTTGTATACGTTCGCATCGATAGAACACGTAAGTTACCATTAACTGTATTATTACGTGCATTAGGTTATTCTACAGATCAAGAAATTATTGATTTAATCGGAGATAACGAATATTTACGTAATACATTAGAAAAAGACAGCACAGAAAATACAGAACAAGCATTGCTTGAAATTTATGAACGTTTACGCCCAGGTGAACCACCAACTGTAGAAAATGCGAAGAGTCTTTTATACTCTCGTTTCTTTGACCCTAAACGTTATGACTTAGCTAGCGTAGGACGTTATAAAGCAAACAAAAAATTACATTTAAAACATCGTTTATTCAATCAAAAATTAGCTGAGCCTATCGTAAACACTGAAACTGGTGAAATTGTTGCTGAAGAGGGCACAGTTTTAGATCGTCGTAAATTAGACGAGATTATGGATGTTTTAGAATCAAATGCTAACGCGCAAGTTTACGAACTTCCAAATAGTATTGTTGATGAACCTGTTGAAGTTCAATCCATTAAAGTTTACGTACCTAACGATAATGAAGAGCGTACTACAACAGTAATTGGTAATGCATTCCCTGATTCAGAAGTGAAATGTATTACGCCAGCAGATATTGTGGCTTCAATGTCTTATTTCTTCAACTTATTACATGGCATTGGTTATACAGATGATATCGACCATTTAGGTAACCGTCGTTTACGTTCTGTAGGCGAATTACTTCAAAACCAATTCCGCATTGGTTTATCACGTATGGAGCGTGTTGTGCGTGAAAGAATGTCTATCCAAGATACAGATTCAATCACACCACAACAACTGATTAATATCCGTCCGGTGATTGCATCTGTAAAAGAGTTCTTTGGTAGCTCTCAATTATCACAATTCATGGACCAAGCTAACCCACTAGCAGAATTAACACATAAACGTCGTTTATCTGCGTTAGGACCTGGTGGTTTAACACGTGAACGTGCTCAAATGGAAGTGCGTGACGTACACTACTCCCACTATGGTCGTATGTGTCCAATCGAGACACCAGAGGGTCCAAACATTGGTTTAATCAACTCACTTTCAAGTTATGCACGTGTCAATGAATTTGGTTTTATTGAAACGCCATACCGTAAAGTAGACCTTGAAACAAATTCGATTACAGATCAAATTGATTACTTAACAGCGGATGAAGAAGACAGTTACGTTGTAGCACAAGCGAACTCTCGTTTAGATGAAAATGGTCGCTTTATTGATGACGAAATTGTTTGTCGTTTCCGTGGTAACAATACAACAATGGCAAAAGAGAAAATGGACTACATGGACGTATCTCCTAAGCAGGTTGTTTCTGCTGCGACGGCATGTATCCCATTCTTAGAAAATGATGACTCTAACCGTGCATTAATGGGTGCGAACATGCAACGTCAAGCCGTACCTTTATTAAACCCAGAGTCACCATTTGTAGGTACAGGTATGGAACATGTTGCCGCACGTGATTCAGGTGCTGCAGTACTTGCAAAACACCGTGGTCGTGTAGAACATGTTCAATCAAGCGAAATCCTTGTCCGTCGCCTTATTGAAGAAAATGGCAAAGAGATTGAAGGCGAATTAGATCGCTATCCATTAGCGAAATTTAAGCGTTCAAACTCTGGTACATGTTACAACCAACGCCCTATTATTGCCGTAGGAGATGTCGTTGAGAAAAACGAAATTCTTGCTGATGGTCCTTCTATGGAGCTTGGTGAAATGGCATTAGGTCGTAACGTTGTTGTCGGCTTCATGACTTGGGACGGTTATAACTATGAGGATGCCGTTATTATGAGTGAACGTCTAGTGAAAGATGATGTCTATACTTCAATTCACATTGAAGAATACGAATCTGAAGCACGTGACACGAAACTCGGACCAGAAGAAATTACGCGAGATATTCCAAACGTTTCTGAAAATGCACTTAAAAACTTAGATGATCGCGGTATCGTATATGTTGGTGCAGAAGTAAAAGATGGCGATATCTTAGTTGGTAAAGTTACGCCTAAAGGGGTTACAGAATTAACAGCAGAAGAACGTCTTTTACACGCGATTTTCGGTGAAAAAGCACGTGAAGTGCGTGATACATCATTACGTGTGCCACATGGTGCTGGCGGTATCGTTCTTGATGTTAAAGTTTTCAATCGTGAAGATGGCGATGATTCACTTTCACCAGGTGTAAACCAACTGGTACGTGTATATATCGTTCAGAAACGTAAAATTCATGTAGGGGACAAGATGTGTGGTCGTCACGGTAACAAAGGTGTCATCTCTAAAATCGTTCCAGAAGAAGATATGCCGTACTTACCAGATGGACGTCCAATCGATATCATGTTAAACCCACTTGGTGTACCATCACGTATGAATATCGGACAAGTATTAGAGCTACACTTAGGTATGGCTGCTAAAAACTTAGGTATTCATGTTGCTTCACCAGTTTTTGACGGTGCCAACGACGACGATGTGTGGTCAACAATCGAAGAAGCTGGTATGGCACGTGACGGTAAAACAGTCCTTTACGATGGTCGTACAGGTGAACCATTCGATAACCGTATTTCTGTAGGGGTTATGTACATGTTGAAACTTGCGCACATGGTTGATGATAAACTACACGCGCGTTCAACAGGACCTTACTCACTCGTTACGCAACAACCACTTGGTGGTAAAGCACAATTCGGTGGACAAAGATTTGGTGAGATGGAGGTATGGGCACTTGAAGCATACGGTGCAGCATACACATTACAAGAAATTCTTACGTACAAATCAGATGACACTGTAGGACGTGTGAAAACTTACGAATCTATCGTAAAAGGTGAAAATATTTCTAGACCAAGCGTTCCAGAATCATTCCGAGTATTGATGAAAGAACTTCAAAGTTTAGGTCTAGATGTTAAAGTGATGGACGAACAAGATAATGAAATTGAAATGCGTGATTTAGAAGAGGATGACGTTCCTGATCGCAAAGTCAATTTGCAACCATCTAGTGTTCCAGAATCACAAAAAGATTTAACAGAGTAA
- the rplK gene encoding 50S ribosomal protein L11, giving the protein MAKKVEKVVKLQIPAGKANPAPPVGPALGQAGVNIMAFTKEFNARTQEQAGLIIPVEIYVYEDRSFTFITKTPPAAVLLKKAAGIEKGSGEPNKNKVATVTKDQVREIANTKMPDLNAADEEAAMRIVEGTARSMGIIVE; this is encoded by the coding sequence GTGGCTAAAAAAGTAGAAAAAGTAGTTAAGTTACAAATTCCAGCAGGTAAAGCAAACCCAGCACCACCAGTTGGTCCTGCATTAGGTCAAGCCGGTGTGAACATTATGGCTTTCACAAAGGAATTCAACGCACGTACGCAAGAACAAGCAGGTTTAATTATTCCGGTTGAGATTTATGTATATGAAGATCGTTCATTTACATTCATCACTAAAACACCACCTGCAGCAGTATTACTTAAAAAAGCAGCTGGTATTGAAAAAGGTTCTGGTGAGCCAAATAAAAACAAAGTTGCTACAGTAACTAAAGATCAAGTACGTGAAATTGCTAACACTAAAATGCCTGACTTAAACGCTGCTGACGAAGAAGCGGCTATGCGTATCGTAGAAGGTACTGCACGTAGCATGGGTATCATCGTTGAGTAA
- the rpoC gene encoding DNA-directed RNA polymerase subunit beta' — translation MIDVNKFHYMKIGLASPEKIRSWSYGEVKKPETINYRTLKPEKDGLFCERIFGPTKDWECSCGKYKRVRYKGMICDRCGVEVTKSKVRRERMGHIELAAPVSHIWYFKGIPSRMGLLLDMSPRALEEVIYFASYVVVDPGPTGLDKKTLLSEAEFREYYDKFPGQFVAKMGAEGIKDLLEEINLDEELKMLRDELESATGQRLTRAIKRLEVVESFRNSGNNPAWMILDVLPIIPPEIRPMVQLDGGRFATSDLNDLYRRVINRNNRLKRLLDLGAPGIIVQNEKRMLQEAVDALIDNGRRGRPVTGPGNRPLKSLSHMLKGKQGRFRQNLLGKRVDYSGRSVIAVGPNLKMYQCGLPKEMALELFKPFVMKELVQREIATNIKNAKSKIERTEDEVWDVLEDVITEHPVLLNRAPTLHRLGIQAFEPTLVEGRAIRLHPLVTTAYNADFDGDQMAVHVPLSKEAQAEARMLMLAAQNILNPKDGKPVVTPSQDMVLGNYYLTLERKDAVNTGLLFNNANEVIKAYANGYVHLHTRIGVQAASFNNPTFTEAQNRKILTTSVGKVIFNEIIPDSFAYINEPSATNLEKNTPDKYFVDASELGEGGLAEYFEKTELVPPFNKKFLGNIIAEVFNRFSITDTSMMLDLMKDLGFKYSSKAGITVGVADIVVLPDKKEILDESEKLVERVQKQFNRGLLTEEERYNAVIEIWTNAKDQIQEELMQSLEKTNPIFMMSDSGARGNASNFTQLAGMRGLMAAPSGKIIELPITSSFREGLTVLEYFISTHGARKGLADTALKTADSGYLTRRLVDVAQDVIVREEDCGTDRGLLVSDIKEGTEMIEPFIERIEGRYAKETIRHPETDEVIIRPDELITPDIAKEITDAGIEEMYIRSAFTCNTRHGVCEKCYGKNLATGEKVEVGEAVGTIAAQSIGEPGTQLTMRTFHTGGVAGSDITQGLPRIQEIFEARNPKGQAVITEIEGTIDNITIGKDRQQEIVVKGANETRSYLAPGTSRLKVEIGQAVERGEVLTEGSIEPKNFLAVAGLTATEAYLLKEVQKVYRMQGVEIDDKHVEVMVRQMLRKVRIIEAGDTKLLPGSLVDIHHFTDANREAFKERKRPATAKPVLLGITKASLETESFLSAASFQETTRVLTDAAIKGKRDDLLGLKENVIIGKLIPAGTGMKRYSQVDIEKEKATIDTQEHFVTE, via the coding sequence TTGATTGATGTAAATAAATTCCATTACATGAAAATAGGACTCGCTTCACCTGAAAAAATCCGTTCTTGGTCATACGGTGAGGTTAAAAAGCCAGAAACAATTAACTATCGTACTTTAAAACCAGAAAAAGACGGTCTGTTCTGTGAACGTATTTTTGGACCGACTAAAGACTGGGAATGTAGTTGTGGTAAGTACAAGCGTGTACGTTATAAAGGGATGATTTGTGACCGTTGTGGTGTTGAAGTTACAAAATCAAAAGTACGCCGTGAACGCATGGGTCACATTGAACTTGCAGCGCCTGTATCACACATTTGGTATTTTAAAGGTATTCCTAGCCGCATGGGCTTATTATTGGATATGTCTCCACGTGCGTTAGAAGAAGTCATCTATTTCGCTTCATACGTCGTAGTAGATCCAGGCCCAACTGGTTTAGACAAGAAAACGTTACTCTCTGAAGCTGAATTCCGTGAGTATTACGATAAATTCCCTGGTCAATTCGTTGCGAAAATGGGTGCCGAAGGGATTAAAGATTTATTAGAAGAAATCAACTTAGACGAAGAGTTGAAAATGTTGCGCGATGAGCTAGAATCAGCGACAGGCCAACGTTTAACACGTGCGATTAAACGTTTAGAAGTTGTTGAATCGTTCCGTAATTCAGGCAACAATCCTGCATGGATGATTTTAGATGTACTTCCAATTATTCCACCAGAAATTCGTCCAATGGTGCAATTAGATGGTGGACGTTTTGCGACAAGTGACTTAAACGACTTATACCGTCGTGTTATCAACCGTAACAATCGTTTGAAACGTTTATTAGATCTTGGTGCGCCTGGCATCATTGTCCAAAACGAAAAACGTATGTTACAAGAAGCAGTAGATGCATTAATTGATAACGGCCGTCGTGGTCGCCCAGTGACTGGTCCAGGTAACCGTCCATTAAAATCATTGTCACATATGTTAAAAGGGAAACAAGGACGTTTCCGTCAAAACTTACTTGGTAAACGTGTAGACTACTCAGGACGTTCAGTTATTGCAGTAGGACCAAACTTGAAAATGTATCAATGTGGTTTACCTAAAGAAATGGCGTTAGAACTTTTCAAACCTTTCGTAATGAAAGAACTTGTACAACGTGAAATTGCTACAAACATCAAAAATGCGAAGAGCAAAATTGAACGTACAGAAGATGAAGTTTGGGATGTTTTAGAAGATGTTATTACAGAACACCCAGTGCTACTTAACCGTGCACCAACGCTTCACAGATTAGGTATCCAAGCCTTTGAACCAACATTGGTTGAAGGTCGTGCGATTCGTCTTCACCCGCTTGTTACAACAGCATACAACGCGGATTTTGACGGTGACCAAATGGCGGTTCACGTACCTTTATCAAAAGAAGCGCAAGCCGAAGCCCGCATGTTAATGTTGGCTGCACAAAACATCTTGAACCCGAAAGATGGTAAACCAGTTGTTACACCATCTCAGGATATGGTATTAGGTAACTATTACCTCACTTTAGAACGTAAAGATGCGGTTAACACAGGTTTATTATTTAACAATGCGAATGAAGTAATTAAAGCTTATGCGAACGGTTATGTTCACCTTCATACACGTATTGGGGTACAAGCAGCTTCATTCAATAACCCAACATTTACTGAAGCGCAAAACCGTAAGATTTTAACGACTTCAGTAGGTAAAGTGATTTTCAATGAAATTATTCCGGATTCATTTGCATACATCAATGAACCATCTGCTACAAACCTTGAAAAGAACACACCAGATAAATACTTTGTCGATGCTTCTGAACTTGGTGAGGGCGGCTTAGCTGAATACTTTGAAAAAACGGAACTTGTACCACCATTCAACAAAAAATTCTTAGGTAACATCATTGCAGAAGTGTTCAATCGCTTCAGCATTACTGATACATCAATGATGCTTGACTTAATGAAAGACTTAGGATTCAAGTACTCTTCAAAAGCAGGTATTACAGTTGGTGTAGCTGACATCGTCGTGTTACCAGACAAGAAAGAAATTCTTGATGAATCAGAAAAACTCGTTGAACGTGTACAAAAACAATTCAACCGTGGTTTATTAACTGAAGAAGAGCGTTACAACGCTGTTATTGAGATTTGGACAAACGCCAAAGATCAAATTCAAGAAGAGTTAATGCAATCACTTGAAAAAACAAACCCAATCTTTATGATGAGTGACTCTGGTGCCCGTGGTAACGCATCTAACTTTACACAGTTGGCAGGTATGCGTGGATTAATGGCTGCCCCATCTGGTAAAATCATCGAGCTCCCAATCACATCATCATTCCGTGAAGGTTTAACCGTATTAGAATACTTTATTTCTACACACGGTGCGCGTAAAGGTCTTGCCGATACAGCCCTTAAAACAGCGGACTCAGGTTACCTTACTCGTCGTCTTGTTGACGTGGCACAAGATGTTATTGTTCGAGAAGAAGACTGTGGTACTGACCGTGGTTTACTTGTTTCAGACATTAAAGAAGGTACTGAAATGATTGAACCGTTTATTGAGCGTATTGAAGGACGTTACGCTAAAGAAACAATTCGTCACCCAGAAACAGATGAAGTCATCATACGTCCAGACGAATTAATTACACCAGATATTGCTAAAGAAATTACAGATGCTGGTATCGAAGAAATGTATATCCGCTCTGCATTCACATGTAATACGCGCCATGGTGTATGTGAAAAATGTTATGGTAAAAACTTAGCGACAGGTGAGAAAGTCGAAGTAGGTGAAGCAGTCGGAACAATCGCTGCGCAATCTATCGGTGAACCAGGTACGCAGTTAACGATGCGTACATTCCACACAGGTGGGGTAGCTGGTAGCGACATCACACAAGGTTTACCGCGTATCCAAGAGATTTTTGAAGCACGTAATCCTAAAGGTCAAGCCGTGATTACAGAAATCGAAGGTACGATTGACAACATTACAATTGGTAAAGACAGACAACAAGAAATTGTTGTTAAAGGCGCGAATGAAACACGTTCATACCTTGCACCTGGTACATCTCGTCTTAAAGTCGAAATTGGACAAGCCGTAGAACGTGGTGAAGTATTAACGGAAGGTTCAATCGAACCGAAAAACTTCTTAGCTGTTGCTGGTCTTACAGCGACAGAAGCATACTTGCTCAAAGAAGTTCAAAAAGTATACCGTATGCAAGGGGTAGAAATCGACGATAAACACGTTGAGGTTATGGTTCGTCAAATGTTACGTAAAGTGCGTATTATCGAAGCTGGTGATACGAAATTATTACCAGGTTCTCTTGTGGATATTCACCACTTTACAGACGCTAACCGCGAAGCATTTAAAGAACGTAAACGCCCAGCAACGGCAAAACCAGTGCTTTTAGGTATCACTAAAGCATCACTTGAAACAGAAAGTTTCTTATCAGCAGCTTCCTTCCAAGAAACAACACGTGTACTTACAGACGCTGCCATCAAAGGTAAACGTGATGACTTACTTGGCCTTAAAGAGAACGTTATTATCGGTAAGCTGATCCCAGCTGGTACAGGTATGAAACGTTATAGCCAAGTAGATATTGAAAAAGAAAAAGCAACTATCGATACGCAAGAGCACTTTGTGACAGAATAA